Proteins found in one Sorghum bicolor cultivar BTx623 chromosome 1, Sorghum_bicolor_NCBIv3, whole genome shotgun sequence genomic segment:
- the LOC8059794 gene encoding uncharacterized protein LOC8059794, with product MGRSSSTEKLVCFVLAVLAVLSPLYIDRRPAAEREEDEDEDGGPSALWLPAVLVALIAAINVTCFMDRRVVRFDPYWIHRVWGSSGGLLAMLLLLGFVLRCKASSLLQYTST from the coding sequence ATGGGGAGGTCCTCTTCCACGGAGAAGCTGGTGTGCTTCGTGCTGGCGGTCCTGGCCGTGCTGTCCCCGCTGTACATCGACCGGCGGCCCGCGGCGGAGCGCGAGgaggatgaggacgaggacggcGGCCCGTCGGCGCTGTGGCTGCCGGCGGTACTCGTCGCGCTCATCGCGGCCATCAACGTCACGTGCTTCATGGACCGGCGCGTCGTCAGGTTCGACCCCTACTGGATCCACCGCGTGTGGGGGTCCTCCGGCGGCCTCCTGGCCATGCTGCTGCTCCTCGGCTTCGTGCTCAGGTGCAAGGCGTCGTCCCTGCTGCAGTATACCAGCACCTAG
- the LOC8082022 gene encoding E3 ubiquitin-protein ligase SPL2, which yields MSARDRETAEALVRLAASLDGAVLGLGTAAVAVASWVKYLAVSGQLRLVASAATASIGDARSLLRGDGNEPRIAAVRGYVRTQGSFLRAPFSSEAGVVVKHTQMCLFTEWRGIFGWTFDLHALLFRSWKEQIVTSFRAVPFVLASTELGNSTGVVHINVDEVDYQPLPLTTVFHKLIPLETTPYTLFQTIIGNGYPIALLDEEKILPIGKKITAIGLCRAKNAESVEITSCPEIPFFLSELTKDEMQAQLASRARILFWGSIVLGTLSVCLVGHAIYRGWKRIKLRREARQAQQMFEDAEDAIREDNSSDDDDDDVGDGQLCVVCLRKRRKAAFIPCGHLVCCCKCALRMEREVEPLCPMCRQDIRYMIRIYDS from the exons ATGTCGGCGCGTGACCGCGAGACGGCCGAGGCGCTGGTGCGCCTCGCCGCCTCGCTGGACGGGGCGGTGCTCGGGCTCGGCACGGCGGCCGTCGCCGTCGCGTCGTGGGTCAAGTACCTCGCCGTCTCGGGCCAGCTGCGCCTCGTCGCCTCCGCGGCGACGGCCTCCATCGGTGACGCCCGCTCCCTCCTCCGGGGCGACGGCAACGAGCCGCGGATCGCCGCGGTGCGGGGCTACGTGCGGACCCAGGGCTCGTTCCTCCGGGCCCCGTTCTCAAGCGAGGCGGGCGTCGTCGTCAAGCACACCCAGATG TGTTTGTTCACAGAATGGAGAGGCATCTTTGGATGGACCTTTGATCTGCATGCTCTTCTTTTCAGATCATGGAAAGAGCAAATTGTGACATCTTTTAGAGCG GTTCCGTTTGTTCTGGCTAGTACTGAGTTAGGAAATTCTACAGGAGTGGTGCATATAAATGTGGATGAGGTGGATTATCAACCgttgcctcttactacagtgtTTCATAAACTTATCCCACTTGAGACAACTCCGTACACATTGTTTCAAACTATTATTGGCAACGGCTATCCG ATTGCATTGTTGGATGAAGAAAAAATACTACCGATtggtaagaaaattacagcaataGGACTATGCCGAGCAAAGAATGCAGAAAGTGTCGAGATCACATCGTGCCCAGAGATCCCCTTTTTCTT ATCTGAACTAACCAAGGATGAGATGCAAGCTCAGCTGGCTTCACGTGCTAGGATACTCTTTTGGGGTAGTATTGTTTTGGGAACCTTGTCGGTTTGCTTAGTGGGCCATGCCATTTACAG GGGCTGGAAGAGAATCAAACTACGGAGAGAGGCTAGGCAGGCACAACAGATGTTTGAGGATGCTGAAGATGCTATTCGGGAAGAtaactctagtgatgatgatgatgatgatgtaggAGACGGCCAACTATGTGTTGTGTGCTTaaggaagagaaggaaagcagcTTTTATTCCATGTGGGCATCTTGTCTGCTGTTGCAAATGCGCATTAAGAATGGAGCGTGAGGTTGAACCGTTGTGCCCTATGTGCCGTCAAGACATCAGATACATGATAAGGATTTATGACTCTTGA
- the LOC110431638 gene encoding uncharacterized protein LOC110431638 codes for MATGAITPPPVAGARRVPRGRGFLHRRLAASPMKDESMMISTDGRNEETDTDSLNVARGLSHPGLSSSLSNKASVAPTPLLPSGPSDLRFNRLRPSIDESDCKYKRLFGCYVAREAVIDEEYWIAAWLRAEDHYENESGNRYVESFKRKFASKEFHALKKRCSKQHGEKYICFVAVKNDDLRRTVLNSVVGTLDVCVRHPLHGEKFPEEPGKSSLHCRIYQPDQPKFGYVTNVCVAKYARRQGIASNMLLLAIDAARLNGAENIYIHVHKDNLPAWRLYDQIGFKMVDQDGGSCRSSDLCLLSFSS; via the exons ATGGCCACAGGCGCCATcacgccgccgccggtggcCGGCGCGCGGCGCGTCCCCCGTGGACGGGGATTCCTCCACCGGCGCCTCGCCGCATCGCCTAT GAAAGATGAATCCATGATGATTTCCACAGATGGTAGAAATGAGGAGACAGACACTGACAGCCTCAATGTTGCCAGAGGATTGTCTCACCCTGGGCTTTCCTCAAGTTTATCCAATAAGGCATCAGTGGCCCCAACCCCTTTGCTTCCTTCTGGACCATCTGATCTCCGGTTCAATCGTCTTCGACCCTCAATTGATGAAAGTGATTGCAAATACAAAAGATTATTTGGCTGCTATGTTGCTCGTGAGGCTGTAATTGATGAGGAATATTGG ATTGCTGCATGGTTGAGAGCGGAAGATCACTATGAAAATGAGTCAGGCAATCG CTATGTTGAAAGCTTTAAAAGAAAGTTTGCATCAAAG GAATTCCATGCATTAAAGAAGAGATGCAGCAAACAGCACGGAGAAAAGTATATCTGTTTTGTCGCA GTAAAGAATGATGACCTCAGGCGAACCGTCCTGAATAGTGTTGTTGGTACCTTAGATGTATGTGTAAGACATCCTCTACATGGTGAGAAATTTCCTGAG GAGCCTGGAAAGTCGTCACTTCACTGTCGAATTTATCAGCCTGATCAGCCAAAATTTGGGTACGTAACAAATGTATGTGTTGCTAAATATGCGAGGCGTCAAGGGATTGCCAGCAACATGCTGTTATTGGCCATAGATGCTGCAAGACTCAACG GTGCTGAAAATATTTACATTCATGTGCATAAAGACAACTTACCAGCATGGAGGCTCTATGATCAGATAGGATTCAAG ATGGTTGACCAGGATGGCGGCTCTTGTCGTTCATCAGATCTGTGCTTACTCTCCTTCAGTTCATAG